The Rickettsia helvetica genome has a segment encoding these proteins:
- the infB gene encoding translation initiation factor IF-2 — MTDNQEIKPKKLTLGNSKLSLNKSFDSLTGAQSFVNAKSKTLVEVRKSSTGSTTTLSLNKERNSLDQTVIDANKEEFNRRLSILKKAAEQSKLNNLSQISTLSKLASINQSANSKIEPLETDKEVEQKQQNTEENKVEVRAKIVQDDEDIPSQIPKKKEETFVKSLLVGMQTRYGIESEKELNKTSGSKIVAPKVKLEEPKKFKKADLFNMLSDDESGSGRTRSLASIKRAREKEKRKLVSQAPEKVYRAVTIPEVIGVGDLANAMSERVAGVIKELMKLGILANASQTIDADTAELVATNLGHTVKRVQESDVENVLISDDKVENLRIRAPVVTVMGHVDHGKTSLLDALKSTDIAAGELGGITQHIGAYRVTLADGRAITFIDTPGHEAFSEMRSRGAKVTDIVIIVVAADDGIKTQTVEAINHAKAAGVPIIVAINKIDKPDIDIERVKNELYVHEIIGEEAGGDVMVIPISALKKINLDKLEEAILLIAEMQDLKASPFGSAAGVVIESKIEKGRGTLTTILVQRGTLRNGDIIIAGTSYGKVKKMTNDKGLEIVEATPSVPVEIQGLNEVPFAGDKFNVVQNEKQAKDIAEYRMRLAKEKKISIAPRSSLEDLFLKASGNSKIKELPLIIKGDVQGSVEAISGSLLKLPSDEIKLRILHSGIGPITESDVSLAHASSAIIVGFNVRAGANVLTAAEKEKVDIRYYSIIYNLIDDIKTIMSGMLDPIVREQYIGSVEIRQIFNITKVGKIAGSYVTKGIIKKGAGVRLLRDNVVIHEGKLKTLKRFKDEVKEVREGYECGIAFENYEDIREGDTVEVFELIQEQRQL, encoded by the coding sequence ATGACGGATAACCAGGAAATCAAACCCAAAAAGTTGACACTTGGCAATTCAAAATTATCGCTTAATAAGTCTTTTGACTCTCTTACAGGAGCTCAAAGCTTTGTTAATGCTAAATCTAAAACGCTAGTAGAAGTTAGGAAAAGCTCTACCGGTAGTACTACTACCCTTTCATTAAATAAAGAAAGAAATAGCTTAGATCAAACTGTTATTGATGCTAATAAGGAAGAATTTAACAGACGTTTATCTATTCTTAAAAAAGCTGCTGAGCAATCTAAATTAAATAACCTTTCACAAATAAGCACTTTAAGTAAACTTGCAAGTATTAACCAGTCTGCTAACTCAAAAATAGAACCGCTAGAAACTGATAAAGAAGTTGAACAAAAACAGCAAAATACCGAAGAAAATAAAGTAGAAGTTAGAGCTAAAATCGTTCAAGATGATGAAGATATACCGTCACAAATACCTAAAAAGAAAGAAGAAACTTTTGTAAAGTCTCTTTTAGTAGGAATGCAAACACGTTACGGTATAGAATCAGAGAAAGAGTTAAATAAAACATCAGGGAGTAAAATAGTCGCACCAAAGGTTAAGCTAGAAGAACCAAAAAAATTCAAAAAAGCTGATCTTTTCAATATGCTTAGTGACGACGAAAGCGGCAGCGGTAGAACTAGAAGTCTTGCTTCTATAAAAAGAGCTAGAGAAAAAGAAAAACGTAAATTAGTATCACAAGCACCTGAGAAAGTATATAGAGCAGTGACTATACCGGAAGTTATCGGAGTCGGTGATCTTGCAAATGCTATGTCTGAAAGAGTGGCTGGTGTAATTAAAGAATTAATGAAACTCGGTATTCTTGCAAATGCTAGCCAAACAATAGATGCCGATACGGCAGAACTAGTTGCAACAAATTTAGGACATACGGTAAAAAGAGTTCAAGAATCAGATGTTGAAAATGTTTTAATTAGTGATGATAAGGTTGAAAATTTAAGAATACGTGCACCGGTTGTGACGGTAATGGGGCATGTCGATCATGGTAAAACCTCATTGCTTGACGCTCTTAAATCTACAGATATTGCTGCAGGTGAGCTAGGCGGAATTACCCAACATATCGGGGCTTATAGAGTAACTCTTGCAGACGGTAGAGCAATTACTTTTATTGATACTCCCGGGCATGAAGCTTTTTCAGAAATGCGGTCAAGAGGTGCTAAAGTAACGGATATAGTTATTATAGTGGTCGCAGCAGATGATGGAATCAAAACGCAAACGGTTGAGGCAATTAATCATGCGAAAGCAGCGGGCGTTCCTATAATTGTAGCTATTAATAAGATTGATAAGCCTGATATTGATATTGAGCGTGTAAAGAACGAATTATATGTCCACGAAATTATCGGCGAAGAGGCAGGTGGTGACGTTATGGTTATTCCTATCTCAGCACTAAAGAAAATTAACTTAGATAAACTTGAAGAAGCAATTTTATTAATTGCAGAAATGCAGGATTTAAAGGCAAGCCCTTTCGGTTCAGCTGCCGGTGTTGTAATCGAGTCAAAAATTGAAAAAGGAAGAGGAACACTAACCACTATATTAGTTCAGCGAGGTACTTTAAGAAACGGTGATATTATAATAGCCGGTACTTCTTACGGTAAAGTTAAAAAGATGACTAATGATAAGGGGCTAGAAATAGTAGAAGCAACTCCGTCTGTTCCTGTAGAAATTCAAGGTTTAAACGAAGTACCTTTTGCCGGCGATAAATTTAACGTAGTACAAAATGAGAAACAAGCAAAAGATATAGCTGAATATAGAATGCGTCTTGCTAAAGAAAAGAAAATATCTATTGCACCGCGTTCAAGTTTAGAAGATTTGTTTTTAAAAGCTTCCGGTAATAGTAAAATTAAGGAATTACCTTTAATTATTAAAGGTGATGTCCAAGGGTCGGTTGAAGCTATTTCAGGTAGCTTATTAAAATTACCGAGTGATGAGATAAAGCTTCGTATACTTCATAGTGGCATAGGTCCGATAACGGAATCCGATGTATCTCTTGCACATGCTTCTTCGGCTATTATTGTCGGCTTTAACGTTAGAGCAGGGGCAAATGTTTTAACTGCTGCAGAAAAAGAAAAAGTCGATATTAGATATTATAGTATAATATATAATTTAATTGATGACATAAAAACCATTATGAGCGGTATGCTTGATCCGATCGTTAGAGAGCAATATATCGGAAGTGTAGAAATTAGACAAATATTCAATATTACCAAAGTCGGCAAAATCGCTGGTAGCTATGTAACTAAAGGGATTATTAAGAAAGGAGCGGGCGTACGCTTATTACGTGATAATGTAGTCATTCATGAAGGAAAACTCAAAACTTTAAAACGCTTTAAAGATGAAGTTAAAGAAGTTAGAGAAGGATATGAGTGTGGTATAGCATTTGAAAATTACGAAGATATTAGAGAAGGAGACACAGTTGAAGTTTTTGAGCTAATTCAAGAACAAAGACAATTATAA
- the nusA gene encoding transcription termination factor NusA, with translation MSNIGNVEILQIIDSVAREKGISKEILISTVEQAVQVAGRKKYGNEYNIKAQINRKTGEINLLRILKIVENVEDYLTQISLEEALIKNSEAKIGDEIYEYLPPIDHARVSAQAAKQVITQRVIEAEREKQYHDFKDRKGEIINGIVKRIEYGDIIVDLSRAEAIIKKDQLIKGENFKPNDRIKAYVQDVRQETKGPQIFLSRVDNQMLVKLFKLEVPEMLEDIIQIKSVARDPGSKAKIAVFASDSSIDPIGSCIGIKGNRVKAVTNELNGEKIDIVLWSNDLAQFIVNALAPLAPGEITKILIDEDRHKVEVVVLQENQSIAIGRRGQNVRLASKLTGWNIDIMTEEQESKRRNEEFLTSTELFMEALDVEEVIGQLLSVTGFNSVEQIAGSEISTLTRIEGFEEELAVEIKNRAINYVDLKNEKIIKKLEELGVEQELIDILELPLELILKFAEYGIKTIEDLGEMSVNEFKNLAPNSNITDENIKLLIKTARQHGELKDS, from the coding sequence ATGTCTAATATAGGTAATGTAGAAATTTTACAAATTATAGATTCTGTAGCTCGTGAGAAAGGAATATCAAAAGAAATTTTGATTTCAACGGTTGAACAAGCGGTACAAGTAGCAGGACGAAAAAAATACGGTAATGAATATAATATTAAAGCTCAGATAAATAGGAAAACCGGTGAGATAAATCTTTTAAGGATCTTAAAAATAGTAGAAAATGTAGAAGATTACTTAACGCAAATCTCACTTGAAGAAGCTTTAATAAAGAATTCGGAAGCTAAAATCGGTGATGAGATATATGAATATTTACCACCGATTGATCATGCTAGAGTATCGGCTCAAGCTGCAAAACAAGTTATAACTCAACGTGTTATAGAAGCTGAACGTGAAAAACAATATCATGACTTTAAAGATAGAAAAGGCGAAATTATAAACGGGATAGTTAAGAGAATAGAATACGGTGATATAATAGTTGACTTGAGTCGTGCTGAAGCAATAATAAAAAAAGATCAATTAATTAAGGGTGAGAATTTTAAACCTAATGATCGTATAAAAGCATATGTACAGGATGTAAGGCAAGAAACAAAAGGACCGCAGATTTTCTTGTCTAGAGTAGATAACCAAATGCTGGTTAAGCTATTTAAGCTAGAAGTACCTGAAATGCTTGAAGATATTATTCAAATAAAATCAGTAGCACGTGATCCCGGTTCAAAAGCAAAAATAGCGGTATTTGCTTCGGATAGTAGTATAGATCCCATAGGTTCATGCATAGGTATTAAAGGTAATAGAGTAAAAGCCGTAACAAATGAGTTAAACGGAGAGAAAATTGATATAGTATTATGGAGTAATGATCTTGCACAGTTTATAGTTAATGCTCTTGCACCGCTTGCACCCGGGGAAATCACAAAAATTTTGATTGATGAGGATAGGCATAAGGTAGAAGTAGTAGTTTTGCAAGAAAATCAAAGTATTGCAATAGGTAGAAGAGGGCAGAACGTTCGTTTAGCTTCTAAGCTTACAGGTTGGAATATCGATATAATGACCGAAGAGCAAGAATCAAAAAGAAGAAATGAAGAGTTCTTAACTTCTACGGAATTATTTATGGAAGCTTTAGATGTTGAAGAAGTTATAGGTCAGCTTTTATCGGTAACGGGATTTAATTCAGTAGAACAAATTGCCGGTAGTGAGATTAGTACTTTAACAAGAATTGAAGGCTTTGAGGAAGAACTTGCCGTAGAGATCAAAAATCGAGCTATTAATTACGTCGACCTTAAAAATGAAAAGATTATCAAAAAACTAGAGGAGCTGGGAGTTGAGCAAGAATTAATAGATATATTAGAATTACCGCTTGAATTAATATTAAAATTTGCCGAATATGGTATAAAGACCATAGAAGATTTAGGAGAGATGAGCGTAAATGAATTTAAAAATTTAGCTCCAAATTCTAATATAACGGACGAAAATATTAAATTGCTGATTAAAACTGCTAGACAGCATGGTGAATTAAAGGATAGTTAG
- the rimP gene encoding ribosome maturation factor RimP — MQTIEQQITNVIEESLTDMGFELVLVKFKGVNPKVVEILIDSLNSEKVSVKDCTKASRTISAILDVEDLIEDAYSLEVASSGLERPLVKFENYNRFVGREVKIKLKELLNGKTRYQGKIIKAENNKIYLKCEEQEVLIDYDLIKNANLVLTEEVFRNLHRT; from the coding sequence ATGCAAACTATTGAACAACAAATAACAAATGTAATAGAAGAATCCTTGACGGATATGGGGTTTGAGTTAGTTCTTGTTAAGTTTAAAGGTGTTAACCCTAAAGTAGTCGAGATATTGATTGATAGCTTAAACAGCGAAAAAGTATCTGTGAAAGATTGTACTAAAGCAAGCAGGACTATCTCCGCTATTCTAGATGTTGAAGATTTAATAGAAGACGCATATTCTTTAGAGGTAGCATCAAGCGGTCTTGAACGTCCGTTAGTAAAGTTTGAAAATTATAATAGATTTGTAGGAAGAGAAGTTAAAATCAAACTTAAAGAATTATTGAACGGCAAAACTCGTTATCAGGGTAAAATAATTAAAGCCGAAAATAATAAAATATATTTAAAATGTGAAGAACAAGAAGTACTAATTGATTATGATTTAATTAAAAATGCTAATCTAGTTTTAACTGAAGAAGTATTTAGAAATCTTCACAGAACCTAA
- a CDS encoding Fic family protein, with amino-acid sequence MAIHHAILHGIDDYNAGHYRNVSVRISGSSVIMPNLAKVPLLMTDFISWLNVGGKNIHPVELAEEAHYRLITIHPFSDGNGRTARLLMNLILIIEGYPPAIIRPQERLPYITSLETAQLGGSKEKYQKIIYNAANRSLDIYLKAVMGKEPSDIEKSERLMKIGELAKAVNENVSTIRFWTKAGLLEIADITDSNYQLYSKEALERCKKIQQLKKQRLTINEIKDKL; translated from the coding sequence TTGGCAATACATCATGCAATTCTACATGGTATTGATGACTATAATGCAGGTCATTATAGAAATGTATCCGTACGTATTTCAGGCTCTAGTGTGATAATGCCTAATCTTGCAAAAGTACCCTTATTAATGACGGATTTTATAAGTTGGTTAAATGTGGGAGGTAAAAATATTCATCCAGTTGAGCTTGCAGAGGAAGCTCATTATAGACTCATAACAATTCATCCGTTTTCAGATGGAAACGGTCGCACTGCACGTCTATTAATGAATTTAATTTTAATTATAGAAGGCTATCCACCTGCAATTATAAGACCTCAAGAACGATTGCCTTATATTACGTCTTTAGAAACTGCACAGCTTGGCGGTTCAAAAGAAAAATATCAAAAGATTATTTATAACGCAGCTAACCGTTCACTTGATATTTACTTAAAGGCAGTAATGGGCAAAGAGCCGTCAGATATTGAAAAATCAGAAAGATTAATGAAAATTGGGGAACTAGCTAAAGCCGTTAACGAAAATGTTTCCACAATCCGCTTTTGGACTAAGGCAGGGTTGCTTGAAATTGCCGATATTACCGATTCAAATTATCAACTTTATTCTAAAGAAGCACTTGAGCGATGCAAAAAAATTCAACAATTGAAAAAACAGAGACTAACTATAAACGAGATTAAAGATAAATTATAA
- a CDS encoding TlyA family RNA methyltransferase has translation MTKIRLDEYLLQKGFVTDITIARSLIIQGKVHNKHEQLIKPGVQVNINDTDIKVKLPKHNYVSRGALKLIAALDYFKIDPENLVCIDIGSSTGGFTEVLLERKAKLIFTIDVGYGELHPKLRGNPQIKVFEKTNARYLTDKQITTKPDLIVCDASFISLTTILPTPLNLAKEDCMLIALIKPQFEVEKHEVEQGGIIKNPLLHQKVCDKIKDWLEREHNFKIFGIIESPILGAKGNKEFLIAGHFKP, from the coding sequence ATGACTAAAATAAGGCTTGATGAATATTTGCTGCAAAAAGGTTTTGTAACAGATATTACCATAGCACGAAGCTTGATTATTCAAGGTAAAGTACATAACAAACATGAGCAGTTAATTAAGCCCGGGGTGCAGGTTAATATAAATGATACCGACATTAAGGTAAAGCTACCGAAGCATAATTATGTTTCAAGAGGGGCATTAAAATTAATTGCTGCTTTGGATTATTTTAAAATTGATCCTGAAAATTTAGTTTGTATTGATATAGGTAGTAGCACCGGTGGTTTTACCGAAGTATTACTTGAGCGTAAAGCAAAATTAATTTTTACCATAGATGTCGGTTATGGCGAACTTCATCCTAAATTACGGGGCAATCCACAAATTAAAGTGTTTGAGAAGACTAATGCACGATATTTAACCGATAAACAAATAACAACGAAGCCTGATTTAATTGTTTGTGATGCCAGCTTTATTAGTTTAACTACTATATTACCGACTCCACTAAATTTAGCTAAAGAAGATTGCATGCTTATTGCTTTAATAAAGCCGCAGTTTGAGGTCGAAAAGCATGAAGTAGAGCAGGGAGGAATTATTAAAAATCCTCTCTTACATCAAAAAGTATGCGATAAAATCAAAGATTGGCTTGAGAGAGAACATAATTTTAAAATATTTGGTATAATAGAAAGTCCAATACTAGGGGCTAAAGGGAATAAAGAGTTTTTAATAGCAGGACATTTTAAGCCTTGA
- a CDS encoding ATP-binding protein, protein MFQRSIEEVVEQYAQFFPVVGITGPRQSGKTTLAKMLFPHLPYVSLEDLDIRMQAKEDMRVFLSKYYDGAIFDEVQHVPELLSYLQGVVDDSPQKGRYVITGSQNFALNHKITQSLAGRVGMVTLLPLSLAEIQKIDNPLTSIFKGGYPSLHSLNIPTIRFYQSYIQTYIERDVRQLKNIGDLNQFHNFLKLCAGRIGQIISFSSLAQDCGISHTTARQWLNILEASCIIFFLQPFYKNFNKRLIKMPKLYFYDTGLACNLLGLEQDKQLETHYLKGALYENLVILELLKGRLNLGLPANFYFWRDKTGHEIDCIGEWGGKIKAIEIKFNSTLQKDFIKNLTYFSKFDPNIENYLVYNGTQDGSFLNTNLIPLERISQILK, encoded by the coding sequence ATGTTTCAGCGTTCTATAGAAGAAGTAGTAGAGCAATATGCTCAGTTTTTTCCGGTAGTCGGTATTACCGGTCCTAGACAATCAGGAAAAACGACTCTAGCTAAAATGTTATTCCCTCATTTACCTTATGTGTCGTTAGAAGATTTAGATATTAGAATGCAAGCGAAAGAAGATATGCGTGTATTTTTATCTAAATATTATGATGGAGCTATTTTTGATGAAGTGCAGCATGTACCTGAGCTATTATCTTATTTACAAGGGGTAGTAGATGACTCACCTCAAAAAGGAAGATATGTAATTACCGGTTCTCAGAACTTTGCCCTTAATCATAAGATAACTCAATCTCTTGCAGGGCGTGTGGGTATGGTTACTTTATTGCCTCTTAGCTTAGCTGAAATTCAAAAAATAGACAATCCTTTAACTTCTATATTTAAAGGGGGATACCCTTCTTTACATAGTTTAAATATACCAACAATTCGTTTTTACCAAAGCTATATTCAGACTTATATTGAACGAGATGTACGGCAACTAAAAAATATCGGTGATTTAAATCAATTTCATAATTTTTTAAAGTTATGTGCCGGTAGAATAGGGCAGATTATAAGTTTTTCATCTTTGGCCCAAGATTGCGGTATTTCACATACTACGGCTAGGCAGTGGCTTAACATACTTGAAGCGAGCTGTATTATTTTTTTTCTTCAGCCATTTTATAAAAATTTTAACAAGCGACTTATAAAGATGCCGAAATTATACTTTTACGATACCGGTCTTGCTTGTAATTTGTTAGGACTTGAACAAGATAAACAATTAGAAACTCATTACCTAAAAGGAGCATTATATGAAAATTTAGTTATATTAGAGCTTTTAAAAGGTAGATTAAATTTAGGATTACCGGCGAATTTTTATTTTTGGCGAGATAAAACAGGTCATGAAATAGATTGTATTGGTGAGTGGGGAGGTAAGATCAAAGCGATAGAGATTAAATTTAATTCCACTTTGCAGAAAGATTTTATTAAGAATCTAACCTATTTTTCTAAATTTGATCCTAATATTGAAAATTATTTAGTTTATAATGGAACACAAGACGGTAGTTTTTTAAATACTAATTTAATTCCATTAGAAAGAATTAGCCAGATATTAAAATGA
- the tyrS gene encoding tyrosine--tRNA ligase: protein MTFIEEFINKGYFHQCTDLDRLTSITKETKIAAYIGFDCTATSLHIGSLMQIMILRLLQQHGHKPIVIIGGGTSKIGDPTWKDEARKILSKEDIAKNAEGIKKSLSKFIKFGDGKSDAIMLDNAEWLDSLNYLDFLRDFGSYFSVNRMLTMDSVRLRLEREQHLSFLEFNYMLLQAYDFYYLSKHYNCSLQLGGSDQWGNIVMGADLIRKISGKEVFGMTTPLLMTSSGAKMGKTAAGAVWLNEDLLSPYDYYQYWRNCEDADVIRFAKLYSELTSEELNKFESLAAEDINAAKKQLAYELTKLCHSEQAAKSALETAVKIFEQGEIDENLHTVVLEPEILQSGISAYELFHEAGLASSKSEARKLIRGKGAKINDELVADENMIINTTFLLDKNVIKLSAGKKRHILVRV, encoded by the coding sequence ATGACCTTTATAGAAGAATTTATAAACAAAGGATATTTTCATCAATGTACCGATTTGGATCGGTTAACAAGTATAACGAAAGAAACAAAAATAGCTGCTTATATAGGTTTTGATTGTACTGCTACATCGCTTCACATCGGTAGTTTAATGCAGATAATGATCCTGCGATTGCTTCAGCAGCACGGACATAAGCCTATTGTAATTATCGGCGGCGGTACGAGTAAAATCGGTGATCCTACTTGGAAAGACGAAGCACGTAAAATTTTAAGCAAAGAAGATATAGCTAAAAATGCTGAAGGTATAAAAAAGTCATTGTCAAAGTTTATCAAGTTCGGTGACGGTAAAAGTGATGCTATTATGCTGGATAATGCAGAGTGGTTAGATTCCCTTAATTATCTAGATTTCCTACGGGATTTCGGCAGCTATTTCTCGGTAAACCGCATGCTGACTATGGATTCAGTAAGGCTAAGGCTTGAGCGTGAGCAGCATTTAAGCTTCTTAGAATTTAACTATATGTTGCTGCAAGCCTATGATTTTTACTATTTAAGCAAGCATTATAATTGCAGCTTGCAACTTGGCGGTAGCGATCAATGGGGCAATATCGTAATGGGAGCGGATTTAATCCGTAAAATAAGCGGTAAAGAAGTATTCGGTATGACGACGCCGCTACTTATGACTAGCTCAGGTGCTAAAATGGGTAAAACTGCTGCGGGAGCAGTATGGCTTAATGAAGATCTACTAAGCCCGTATGATTATTACCAATATTGGCGTAACTGCGAGGATGCTGACGTAATTAGATTTGCTAAATTATATAGTGAGCTAACTTCTGAAGAGCTTAATAAATTTGAGAGCTTAGCGGCTGAAGATATTAATGCAGCTAAAAAGCAACTAGCTTATGAGTTAACCAAGCTTTGTCATTCAGAGCAAGCAGCAAAATCAGCTCTAGAAACTGCAGTAAAGATATTTGAACAAGGAGAAATCGATGAAAATCTGCATACAGTCGTTTTAGAACCGGAAATATTACAATCAGGAATTAGTGCATATGAGTTATTTCACGAAGCAGGGCTTGCTAGCTCTAAGTCAGAAGCACGCAAACTTATAAGAGGAAAGGGAGCTAAGATAAATGATGAGTTAGTTGCAGATGAGAATATGATAATTAATACTACTTTTTTACTCGATAAAAATGTTATAAAGCTCTCTGCCGGTAAAAAAAGACATATATTAGTTAGGGTTTAA
- a CDS encoding CopG family antitoxin: MSIKLDSYEQDIENNFEKQQKIDDPALIALFQKSAKAHLNKKRSITIRIAEHDIEAIKIKASKHGLPYQTYLNMLIHSDATKL, encoded by the coding sequence ATGAGTATTAAACTAGATTCTTATGAACAAGATATTGAAAATAATTTTGAAAAGCAGCAAAAAATTGATGATCCGGCTCTCATTGCATTATTTCAAAAGTCTGCAAAAGCACATCTTAATAAAAAGCGGTCTATTACTATTAGAATTGCAGAACATGACATAGAAGCAATAAAAATTAAAGCTTCTAAGCATGGTTTGCCTTATCAAACCTATCTTAATATGCTAATTCATTCAGACGCTACTAAACTCTAA
- a CDS encoding phosphatase PAP2 family protein, with amino-acid sequence MDLGWLISFATLLNVIIKKAFSIPRPLSTLHMLPINDGSFGFPSGNVQVATVFFMIIFLSFNSKTLKIISIAMIINIMLSRLYLGVHSIYDVIGGMIFGVLIILVYRSNFMPAQISRWENSAKSYYCTLAL; translated from the coding sequence TTGGATTTAGGCTGGCTTATATCATTTGCAACATTATTGAATGTTATTATTAAAAAGGCTTTTTCTATTCCTCGCCCGCTTAGTACATTACATATGTTACCTATTAATGATGGATCATTTGGTTTCCCTAGTGGAAATGTACAGGTGGCTACTGTTTTCTTTATGATAATATTTTTATCATTTAATTCAAAAACGTTAAAAATAATATCTATCGCAATGATTATTAATATTATGCTTTCACGCCTATATCTTGGAGTACATAGTATATATGATGTTATAGGCGGTATGATTTTTGGAGTGTTAATTATTTTAGTTTATAGAAGTAATTTTATGCCAGCACAAATAAGTAGATGGGAAAATAGTGCTAAATCTTATTATTGTACATTGGCTTTGTGA
- a CDS encoding glycoside hydrolase family protein, which yields MRQKLNRGEYANAANALLRWVHVKGGIKLQGLVKRRQLERSLFLNEAGTASIANEIPITSNYYFL from the coding sequence TTGCGGCAAAAGTTAAACCGAGGCGAATACGCAAACGCCGCCAACGCGTTACTGCGATGGGTGCATGTTAAAGGCGGTATTAAACTGCAAGGCTTGGTTAAACGTCGGCAACTAGAGCGGTCATTGTTTTTAAATGAAGCAGGCACAGCCTCAATTGCTAATGAGATTCCCATTACTTCAAATTATTATTTCCTTTAA
- a CDS encoding IS481 family transposase: MTIYQQKIIKPRIGLLQLAEQLGNVSQACKVMGYSRDTFYRYKELHEQGGEEALYEMSRRKPCLKNRVPASVEDAIVNITVEYPAYGQERTANELRKKGIIISGGGVRSVWLRHDLENFKKRLKALENKVASDGIILNDIQLTALEKVKNKREASGEIESLHPGYLGSQDTYYVGNIKGIGRIYQQTFVDTYSIAICKLYTEKTAITSADHLNDRVIPFFESYNIPLVRILTDRGTEYCGKPEHHAYQLYLGIENIDHSKTKAYSPQTNGICERFHTTMQEECYHILFRKKFYSTLEELQTDIDNWLVGYNNERTHSGKHCYGKTPMQTFKDSLYIAINKNIDNIETISDNLTLTYQAA, from the coding sequence ATGACAATATACCAACAAAAAATAATAAAGCCAAGAATTGGTTTATTACAACTAGCAGAACAACTAGGTAACGTATCGCAAGCATGTAAAGTAATGGGTTATAGCCGAGATACATTTTACCGCTATAAAGAGCTTCATGAACAAGGTGGAGAAGAAGCGCTATATGAGATGAGCAGAAGAAAGCCTTGTTTAAAGAACCGAGTACCAGCAAGTGTTGAAGATGCTATAGTTAATATTACAGTTGAATATCCCGCTTATGGTCAAGAACGTACAGCTAATGAGCTACGCAAGAAAGGAATAATTATTTCAGGAGGAGGCGTAAGATCAGTTTGGCTTCGTCATGATTTAGAAAATTTTAAGAAACGCTTAAAAGCTTTAGAAAATAAGGTAGCAAGCGACGGTATTATTCTAAATGATATACAGTTAACAGCTCTTGAAAAAGTAAAAAACAAACGTGAAGCAAGCGGTGAGATTGAGAGTTTACATCCCGGTTATCTTGGTTCTCAAGATACCTATTATGTAGGGAATATAAAAGGTATAGGACGTATTTATCAGCAAACTTTCGTTGATACTTATTCTATTGCTATTTGTAAACTTTATACAGAAAAAACAGCTATAACGAGTGCAGACCATCTTAACGATAGGGTTATACCATTTTTTGAAAGCTATAATATTCCTCTGGTTCGGATATTAACAGATAGAGGAACGGAGTATTGTGGCAAGCCTGAGCATCATGCTTATCAGTTATATCTTGGTATTGAAAATATAGATCATTCTAAAACTAAAGCCTATAGTCCTCAAACTAATGGGATATGTGAACGATTCCACACAACTATGCAAGAAGAATGTTATCACATTTTATTCCGCAAAAAGTTTTATTCTACATTAGAAGAGCTACAAACTGATATAGATAACTGGCTTGTAGGTTATAATAATGAAAGAACTCATTCAGGTAAACATTGTTACGGTAAAACGCCAATGCAAACTTTTAAAGATTCTCTTTATATTGCAATTAATAAAAATATTGATAATATAGAGACAATATCAGACAACTTGACCTTAACTTATCAAGCTGCCTGA
- a CDS encoding ComF family protein, which produces MYNPAHILAMEIAKVTDKMLKADILTKSKWTKSQTFLSRKQRKNNNIVSKKILLVDDVVTTAVTINECAKILRQAGAASVYVMSVAMT; this is translated from the coding sequence ATGTATAATCCTGCTCATATTTTAGCTATGGAAATTGCAAAAGTTACCGATAAAATGTTAAAAGCCGATATTTTAACTAAATCAAAATGGACCAAGTCTCAGACGTTTCTGTCACGAAAACAACGCAAAAATAATAATATTGTAAGTAAAAAAATCTTATTAGTGGATGATGTCGTTACCACTGCTGTTACTATAAATGAATGTGCTAAAATTTTACGGCAAGCAGGGGCAGCGTCGGTATATGTTATGTCTGTTGCTATGACGTAG